The Pseudoalteromonas rubra nucleotide sequence CAAACCAGACGATATTCAGCCTTGTTCTCAACATACGCCTGCGCCAACGCAAGATAATCATAGTGTTTTGACTGGCCGTTAAATATCTCAGTAAAGGCGGCAATAAGCGATGTTTGATCGTGGCACAAATGGACATTTATCCCCAGCGCACCACTGTTACTTTTCACCACCACCGGGTAACCAAACTGGCGCTCGACGGCCACAACAATCTCATCCATGGTTTGATATTGCAGGTAGTGCTTATACTCATCCGGTACATTTGGATCGAGAAATGAAAGAGTGTCAGGCATAGTGACAACTTGATTAAAGGCTTGATATGAGTGCATTTTATCCCTGCATATACCGTAGATGGATTCGGAGTTAAACGGGGTTTTATTTAGTTCAAAGTACTCGACGCCATGGTTAAAGTATACCCGTACCAGGTTTTGTTCCTGGTCGATGCATTCATATCTTAACCCCAGCTGTTTACATGCCTCAATCAGGCAGGCGACCTGTCTCTCCAATTTACTTCTCCGTTTCGGGGCACTATGCCACCTGTTGTCATGGCGGCAAGTATCCCTGCGAATACGTCGTTTGGCAAGTCCAAGACTGAGTTTAAATCGGCATGAAAAAAGGAGGCAAAGCCTCCTTATAGATAGCGTTGTGGCCTTATGCTCAGGTAGGATCCCCACCTGACATCTGGCTCTGAATATAATTAGGTAAGCCGATTAGTTTAATCAGGCCAATATGTTGTTCCAGCCAGTAAATATGGTCCATTTCCGTGTCATCAAGCAACG carries:
- a CDS encoding ATP-grasp domain-containing protein, which codes for MERQVACLIEACKQLGLRYECIDQEQNLVRVYFNHGVEYFELNKTPFNSESIYGICRDKMHSYQAFNQVVTMPDTLSFLDPNVPDEYKHYLQYQTMDEIVVAVERQFGYPVVVKSNSGALGINVHLCHDQTSLIAAFTEIFNGQSKHYDYLALAQAYVENKAEYRLVCGFGEPLLAYKRGMAQTFNVRYWEKNEVATLEQDEALITALFEFVKPVFELANIGFVGFDIILGQDDQFYLIELNSSPKFNHLIIDNPELGPSAVASMYKNMLLKLNNRVA